In Clostridium sp. JN-1, one genomic interval encodes:
- a CDS encoding sigma-70 family RNA polymerase sigma factor, which translates to MFTIEELVSKAKSGNKKSMEQIIQKFTYFIIKKSAKYKIPSYDFEDLVQHGYLSVIKAVMLYKPGKDSFTSYCTNSIVNNLNALLKKQVKHYREVQDEGILSIQPYDFTLEDEVIAYDELEKVLRSLNILQDSERKIIRSVYIEGRTLKETSEILNIKYRQAITIKKEALSKLKKYLK; encoded by the coding sequence GTGTTTACCATAGAAGAGCTTGTTAGCAAAGCCAAATCCGGTAATAAAAAATCCATGGAGCAAATCATACAGAAATTCACCTACTTTATAATAAAGAAATCGGCTAAGTATAAAATCCCATCATATGACTTTGAAGATCTAGTGCAGCACGGTTATCTTTCTGTAATAAAGGCAGTTATGTTATATAAACCAGGGAAAGACTCTTTTACTTCTTACTGTACAAATTCTATAGTGAATAATTTAAATGCACTTTTGAAGAAACAGGTAAAACATTATAGGGAAGTGCAGGATGAAGGAATCCTCTCAATTCAGCCCTATGATTTTACACTTGAAGATGAAGTGATTGCCTATGATGAATTAGAAAAGGTACTTAGATCACTTAATATCTTGCAAGATAGCGAAAGAAAAATAATTAGATCTGTATATATAGAAGGAAGGACACTAAAGGAGACTTCTGAAATACTCAATATAAAGTACAGACAAGCTATAACAATAAAAAAGGAAGCATTAAGCAAACTGAAAAAATATCTGAAATAG
- a CDS encoding nitroreductase family protein, which produces MSIEAIYNRRSIRKYKSKEIPIDIINKIVDAGRAAPSGKNRQPWKFIVFGGTKKEELLSKMDTGIQRELNKKSLLPNSRDGIPDAKNTLQIMKEAPIIIMVFNTNGKSPFKNIITADERFVEIVDTLSIGAAIQNMLLQAEDLGVGTLWIANTCFAYDELVNYIDAKTQLVGAVALGYPDEKPYPRPRKTLDNIVEYRL; this is translated from the coding sequence ATGAGCATAGAAGCAATTTACAATAGAAGGAGTATACGAAAGTATAAATCTAAAGAAATACCAATAGATATTATTAATAAAATAGTGGATGCTGGAAGAGCTGCACCATCAGGGAAGAACAGACAGCCATGGAAATTCATTGTGTTTGGAGGAACTAAAAAAGAAGAACTTTTATCAAAAATGGACACTGGAATCCAGCGTGAATTAAATAAAAAATCATTATTGCCTAATTCAAGAGATGGAATACCAGATGCAAAGAATACTTTACAAATTATGAAAGAAGCTCCAATTATTATTATGGTTTTTAATACAAATGGTAAATCGCCATTTAAAAATATTATTACAGCAGATGAACGGTTTGTAGAAATTGTAGACACGCTTTCTATAGGTGCAGCTATTCAAAATATGTTATTGCAAGCAGAAGATTTAGGAGTAGGTACATTATGGATTGCAAATACATGTTTTGCATATGATGAACTGGTAAATTATATTGATGCAAAAACACAGCTGGTTGGAGCTGTTGCACTTGGATATCCTGATGAGAAACCATATCCGAGACCGAGAAAGACACTAGATAACATCGTTGAATATAGACTTTAA
- a CDS encoding DnaD domain protein yields the protein MAKYRQLHTDFWNDGFVLDLTPEEKFFYIYLMTNSNTTQCGIYELPKRIIETQTGYNRETVDKLLLRFQEYKKIQYFDETKEIIILNWLKYNKPNNLNAIKCVNKELRNVKNRAFISIFYKQCLKEELDIENIFNGIEINVDDSNNQITEANNPLLSPLQGDTNTLISKEVINNKQEIINNKQGVRSNKYACTEAPCKSYCDVLTFFESSVHAADEAERKKLHIWSGFIDCDVIIEAIKEALKYNARNINYIGKILKSWQGRGIKTVSDIKAYKNIWESKSGKSSSDRHYDFKELEKKLLGCGNG from the coding sequence ATGGCTAAATACAGGCAGCTCCATACAGACTTCTGGAATGACGGTTTTGTTTTAGATTTAACGCCCGAGGAAAAGTTTTTTTATATATACTTGATGACTAATTCAAATACTACTCAATGCGGTATCTATGAGCTTCCTAAAAGAATTATAGAAACTCAAACTGGGTACAACAGGGAAACAGTGGACAAACTCTTATTGAGATTTCAAGAGTATAAAAAAATACAGTATTTTGATGAAACTAAAGAGATAATTATTTTAAACTGGCTTAAATATAATAAGCCTAATAATTTGAATGCCATAAAATGTGTTAATAAAGAACTCAGGAATGTTAAAAATAGGGCTTTCATTTCAATATTTTATAAGCAGTGTCTAAAAGAAGAACTTGATATTGAAAATATTTTTAACGGTATAGAAATAAATGTAGATGATTCTAATAATCAAATAACAGAAGCAAATAATCCCCTTCTAAGCCCCTTACAAGGTGATACTAATACCCTTATAAGTAAAGAAGTAATAAATAATAAACAAGAAATAATAAATAATAAGCAAGGAGTAAGGAGTAATAAGTATGCATGTACGGAAGCCCCTTGTAAGTCATATTGTGATGTCCTGACGTTTTTTGAAAGTAGCGTGCATGCTGCAGATGAAGCTGAGAGAAAGAAACTGCACATTTGGAGCGGTTTTATAGACTGTGATGTCATTATCGAGGCCATTAAAGAAGCCTTGAAATATAATGCCAGGAATATAAATTACATTGGCAAAATACTCAAGAGCTGGCAGGGCAGAGGGATAAAGACTGTCTCTGATATCAAAGCCTATAAGAATATTTGGGAATCTAAGAGCGGTAAAAGCAGCAGCGATAGGCATTATGATTTTAAAGAGCTTGAGAAAAAACTGCTTGGATGTGGAAATGGATAA
- a CDS encoding helix-turn-helix transcriptional regulator: protein MLVNYKLKSLRVKNSVTQKELASLLHMSVSAYSRKEIGSRSFTISEAGKLAVFFNTTIEDIFLR, encoded by the coding sequence ATGTTGGTAAATTATAAGCTTAAATCTCTTAGAGTTAAAAATAGTGTAACTCAGAAAGAACTTGCAAGTCTGCTGCACATGAGTGTATCAGCTTACAGCCGTAAGGAAATTGGAAGCAGGAGTTTTACTATTAGTGAAGCCGGCAAACTTGCTGTATTTTTTAATACCACAATAGAAGATATTTTTTTAAGGTAA
- a CDS encoding DNA-binding protein, whose amino-acid sequence MEQYAAIDKLKHDKKKVMTVSEFMDEYCIGHNKAYSLIHCKGFPVVFCGRKALIIRNKVDEWFLEHLGDHF is encoded by the coding sequence ATGGAACAATATGCAGCTATCGATAAATTGAAGCATGACAAAAAGAAGGTAATGACAGTATCGGAATTTATGGATGAATATTGTATAGGTCATAATAAAGCGTATTCACTTATACATTGCAAAGGATTTCCGGTAGTTTTCTGCGGAAGGAAAGCACTTATTATAAGAAATAAAGTTGATGAATGGTTTTTAGAACACCTGGGTGATCACTTTTAG
- a CDS encoding helix-turn-helix transcriptional regulator — translation MLYKLKAKRVEKGIKQGVFSKQLGITPQYLGRIEKGEVEPRRNLMIKIAQLLDEDVSELFFK, via the coding sequence ATGCTATACAAACTCAAAGCAAAAAGAGTTGAAAAGGGTATAAAACAGGGAGTTTTTTCGAAGCAGCTTGGTATAACACCTCAATATTTAGGGAGAATAGAAAAAGGTGAAGTTGAACCGAGAAGAAACTTAATGATAAAAATTGCACAATTACTCGATGAAGATGTAAGTGAGTTATTTTTTAAGTAG
- a CDS encoding helix-turn-helix transcriptional regulator: MEFKDRLKHLREAKGLTQKELADELNKLNANLPNSSKIYTQTISYWENGRDPSIGMLIKLAQYFDVPTDYLLGKTNSVSIDEINFEYFSKFLSKENIKKLMENYPGDIKKAVYFLLTNYTSDIFMNFDIEKKQYELDIDLLYLMSKSINILKTFYDEIENKVLSYNTENSPKDIKYADSISTKTLKDINKLKSLTKMRLDLIIDKLADLILFYDGTSKVKLKDEILEYANINELNRNNLSKYIKKDFVTLIDDVINTSKNLDNNNAK, translated from the coding sequence ATGGAGTTTAAAGATAGATTAAAACATTTACGTGAAGCTAAAGGATTAACACAAAAAGAACTTGCAGATGAATTAAACAAATTAAATGCAAATTTACCTAACAGTTCTAAAATATATACACAAACTATATCTTACTGGGAGAACGGCAGGGACCCTTCAATTGGAATGCTGATAAAATTAGCACAATATTTTGATGTTCCTACAGATTATCTATTAGGTAAAACTAATTCCGTGAGTATAGATGAAATTAATTTTGAATATTTTTCTAAGTTTCTTTCAAAAGAAAATATAAAAAAACTTATGGAAAATTATCCTGGTGATATAAAAAAAGCCGTCTATTTCTTACTCACAAATTATACATCTGACATTTTTATGAATTTTGATATTGAAAAAAAGCAGTATGAACTAGATATAGACCTGCTGTACTTAATGTCTAAAAGTATAAACATACTGAAAACTTTTTATGATGAAATAGAAAATAAGGTTTTATCTTATAATACAGAAAATTCTCCGAAGGATATCAAATATGCCGATTCTATTTCGACTAAAACACTTAAGGATATAAATAAGCTTAAATCACTTACTAAAATGAGGCTTGACCTCATAATAGATAAATTAGCTGACCTCATATTATTTTATGATGGTACCTCAAAAGTAAAACTAAAAGATGAAATTTTAGAATATGCAAATATAAATGAATTAAACAGAAATAATTTATCAAAATATATAAAGAAAGACTTTGTAACCTTAATTGACGATGTCATAAACACATCAAAGAACTTAGATAATAATAATGCTAAATAA